A part of Desulfobacter sp. genomic DNA contains:
- a CDS encoding (Fe-S)-binding protein has product MSNMNELANLVKELEEQLVTCIRCGMCQSVCPLFEQTRKESDVARGKLALLTGLMDNIFSDPDGVDERLNRCLLCGSCAANCPSGVNVLEIFIKARAILSEYKGLSPAKQIIFKKMLANPGTFDTLVAWAGKFQGLFTKPDKNAQGTSCARLVSPLLSDRHFLPLASTPFHREIPDQGLRKSGKKMNAAIFTGCLIDKVFPNIARASIKVLDHHGVGVTIPSGQGCCGIPALASGDRETFTRLVDHNLALFEKEKFDVLVTACATCTSTIKKLWPAVYKNPDSGIKQRLEALSRKTMDINQFLVDRVAPELGDAQGSRAGETVTYHDPCHLKKSLGVAAQPRQLIRAAGLNLVEMAGSDKCCGMGGSFNVYHYDLSASIGKLKQQNIADTGCTTLSTGCPACMMQISDMLAKAGTNIRVRHPVELYAETI; this is encoded by the coding sequence TGTGGCCCGGGGGAAACTGGCCCTGCTCACCGGACTCATGGATAATATCTTTTCCGACCCCGACGGTGTGGATGAACGGCTCAACCGCTGTCTCCTTTGCGGCTCATGCGCCGCCAACTGCCCCTCCGGGGTCAATGTCCTTGAGATCTTCATCAAGGCCCGGGCCATCCTGTCCGAGTACAAGGGGCTCTCGCCGGCCAAACAGATCATCTTCAAAAAGATGCTGGCCAATCCCGGCACCTTCGACACCCTGGTGGCCTGGGCCGGAAAATTCCAGGGACTGTTCACCAAACCGGATAAAAATGCCCAGGGCACCTCCTGCGCCCGCCTGGTCTCCCCCCTGCTTTCGGACCGGCATTTTCTGCCCCTGGCATCCACCCCTTTCCACAGGGAGATACCGGATCAGGGGCTGAGGAAATCGGGAAAAAAAATGAACGCCGCCATCTTCACCGGCTGCCTCATCGACAAGGTCTTTCCCAATATTGCCAGGGCATCCATCAAGGTGCTGGACCACCACGGGGTGGGCGTGACCATCCCTTCCGGCCAGGGATGCTGCGGCATCCCCGCCCTGGCCTCGGGGGACCGGGAGACCTTCACCCGGCTGGTGGACCACAACCTGGCCCTATTTGAAAAGGAAAAATTCGACGTATTGGTCACGGCCTGCGCCACCTGCACCTCCACCATCAAAAAACTCTGGCCCGCCGTATACAAGAATCCCGACTCGGGCATAAAACAACGACTGGAAGCCCTTTCCCGGAAGACCATGGACATCAACCAATTCCTGGTGGACAGGGTGGCACCGGAACTGGGAGACGCCCAAGGGAGCCGGGCCGGGGAAACCGTAACCTACCACGACCCCTGCCATTTGAAAAAATCCCTGGGAGTGGCGGCCCAGCCCAGGCAGCTGATCCGGGCGGCCGGCCTCAACCTGGTGGAAATGGCAGGATCGGACAAATGCTGCGGCATGGGCGGCAGCTTCAACGTCTACCATTACGATCTTTCCGCCTCCATCGGAAAACTCAAGCAGCAGAACATTGCAGACACCGGATGCACCACCCTTTCCACCGGCTGCCCAGCCTGCATGATGCAGATTTCAGACATGCTGGCCAAGGCCGGGACCAATATAAGAGTGCGCCATCCCGTAGAACTCTACGCGGAGACCATTTAG
- a CDS encoding SDR family oxidoreductase, giving the protein MDIREPEITKQEILMLDDPDFCRENLCIVSGCGTGIGRAVSIAAAANGLKVVGLDINPEEGETTRKKAAALGGDMEFIHTDITDDSAVESAVARAADMGRIRYLANVAGIQHIDAVENFPMETYDRMQKIMLRAPFLLSQLTIPHMKKSGDGCGVIANMASVHAHICTKNKPVYNITKFGLRALSQSISAEGEGKIRSFTVSTGFVKTPLALNQIGAQAEQRGITPEQVVTDVMMGASRIKEMMAPVEVANLFVHGFSKFAKYLVGGDLLFDGGMVLTY; this is encoded by the coding sequence ATGGATATCAGGGAACCTGAAATTACCAAACAAGAGATTCTGATGCTGGACGACCCGGATTTCTGCAGGGAAAACCTATGCATTGTCAGCGGATGCGGCACCGGTATCGGCCGGGCAGTCTCCATTGCCGCCGCAGCCAACGGCCTCAAGGTGGTGGGCCTGGATATCAACCCAGAGGAGGGGGAAACCACCCGCAAAAAGGCGGCCGCCCTAGGTGGGGACATGGAATTTATTCATACCGACATCACCGACGACTCTGCAGTGGAATCCGCCGTGGCCAGGGCCGCAGATATGGGCCGGATCCGGTATCTGGCAAATGTCGCCGGAATCCAGCACATCGATGCCGTGGAAAATTTTCCCATGGAAACCTACGACCGTATGCAGAAAATCATGCTCAGGGCCCCATTTCTTCTGTCCCAGCTGACCATCCCCCACATGAAAAAATCAGGGGACGGATGCGGCGTTATTGCCAATATGGCCTCTGTCCACGCCCATATCTGCACAAAAAACAAACCGGTTTACAATATTACAAAATTCGGCCTTCGGGCACTGAGCCAGTCCATTTCAGCAGAAGGGGAAGGAAAGATCCGCTCCTTTACCGTGAGCACGGGCTTTGTCAAAACCCCACTTGCCCTGAACCAGATCGGGGCCCAGGCCGAACAGCGGGGCATCACCCCGGAGCAGGTGGTCACCGATGTGATGATGGGGGCCTCACGGATCAAGGAAATGATGGCCCCGGTGGAGGTGGCCAATCTCTTTGTCCACGGATTTTCGAAATTTGCCAAATACCTGGTGGGCGGCGACCTGCTTTTTGACGGCGGCATGGTCCTGACCTATTAA
- a CDS encoding FadR family transcriptional regulator: MTIPIKPIKPKRISDQVFDQIRELIYRGKLKPGEKLMTERELAQAMGVSRTTIRDAIQRLAAMGLIVQKQGQGTFVKTVDETMDTPLAKAMEAQDASLKDLLEVRMGLECNAAALAAKRADATDITALNQSIIEMTEEVNSGRLGTEADTAFHMAVAYAAKNPLHILIMRNFYDYLFHGIKENLASLYEEPGNIDEILKQHQAILEAIKGRDPAKAYAAMREHIGYVMRFFNDKAV; the protein is encoded by the coding sequence ATGACAATACCCATAAAGCCCATAAAGCCCAAACGGATCTCGGATCAGGTCTTTGACCAGATCAGGGAATTGATTTACCGGGGTAAGCTTAAACCCGGTGAAAAACTGATGACCGAAAGGGAACTGGCCCAGGCCATGGGGGTCAGCCGCACAACCATACGGGACGCCATCCAGAGACTGGCCGCCATGGGGCTGATTGTGCAGAAGCAGGGACAGGGCACCTTTGTCAAAACCGTGGACGAGACAATGGACACCCCCCTGGCCAAAGCCATGGAAGCCCAGGATGCCTCGCTGAAAGACCTTCTTGAAGTCCGCATGGGCCTTGAGTGCAACGCTGCGGCCCTGGCGGCCAAACGGGCCGATGCAACCGATATCACAGCCCTGAACCAAAGCATCATTGAGATGACCGAAGAGGTCAACTCCGGCCGCCTGGGCACCGAAGCGGACACCGCCTTTCACATGGCAGTCGCCTATGCCGCCAAAAACCCCCTGCACATCCTGATCATGCGGAATTTCTACGACTACCTTTTCCACGGGATCAAGGAAAACCTGGCCAGCCTCTACGAGGAACCCGGCAACATAGATGAAATTCTCAAGCAGCATCAGGCAATTCTGGAGGCCATTAAGGGACGGGACCCGGCCAAAGCCTATGCCGCCATGAGGGAACACATCGGGTATGTCATGAGATTTTTTAACGACAAGGCCGTATAG
- a CDS encoding LUD domain-containing protein encodes MSGNQSVENLSAYKKRLDSALDNEFLRKAMDNFAVAYRASRENAFAGMDTEGLIRAAADAKADAVLRNQALMAAFRKKAEEKGIHVHIAATAEDANRIIAEIAKKTGSKRIVKSKSMTAEEIHLNKWLENDGLEVTETDLGEWIVQLRKEGPSHMVMPAIHLSRYQVADLFSDVTGKEQDAEIQRLVKVARKELREKFVQADMGITGANFVVADTGSIGIATNEGNARLVSTLPRVHVALAGIDKLLPTMKEALAVNKVLPKNATGQAITSYVTWITGPSECKTAEGGKREMHMVFLDNGRSKIAEDPVFAQVLQCVRCGACANVCPVYRMVGGHQLGHIYIGAIGLITTYFFHGREHAKNLVQNCTNCGACKAICAGGIDLPALIKEVHARIQDEEGHPLQSLLLGKVLKNRKLFHTLLRTAKLAQGPMTKKEKGVPYLRHLPMIFSPAHNFRRLPAVAETPFRDRFAKLNRPVDKPEYKIALFSGCVQDFVYPEQLEAAMRGFRKAGVQVSFPMDQSCCGLPAVSMGETAAARDVALQNIEAFECEDVDYIVSLCASCASHLKHGIPKLVKDYAPQKAAAFADKVISYSQFMAEVVGIESGHRSGPARKTAFHSPCHLCRGLGVKEAPKAMIAASGSDYVPTAEEETCCGFGGSFSVNFPAVSNEILTQKLDDVEKSGAGLLVTECPGCVMQLRGGALKQGRKLEVAHLAELLYPE; translated from the coding sequence ATGTCAGGTAATCAGTCCGTTGAAAATTTAAGCGCCTATAAAAAAAGGCTGGATTCAGCCCTGGATAATGAATTCCTGCGCAAGGCCATGGATAATTTTGCCGTGGCCTACAGGGCGTCCCGGGAAAATGCCTTTGCCGGCATGGATACCGAGGGCCTGATACGGGCGGCGGCCGATGCCAAGGCCGATGCCGTCCTCCGTAACCAAGCGCTCATGGCCGCTTTCAGAAAAAAAGCAGAAGAAAAAGGGATCCATGTCCACATCGCTGCGACTGCAGAGGATGCCAACCGGATTATTGCAGAAATTGCAAAAAAGACCGGCTCCAAGCGCATCGTAAAATCCAAATCCATGACCGCCGAGGAGATCCACCTGAACAAATGGCTGGAAAACGATGGCCTGGAGGTGACTGAAACCGATCTGGGGGAATGGATTGTACAGCTCCGCAAGGAAGGCCCCTCCCACATGGTCATGCCGGCCATCCATCTTTCCCGCTACCAGGTGGCCGATCTTTTTTCCGATGTGACGGGAAAGGAACAGGACGCAGAAATCCAGCGCCTGGTCAAGGTGGCCAGAAAGGAGCTGAGGGAAAAATTTGTCCAGGCCGACATGGGCATCACCGGCGCCAATTTTGTGGTTGCGGACACCGGTTCCATCGGCATTGCCACCAACGAGGGCAATGCAAGGCTGGTCTCCACCCTGCCCAGGGTTCATGTGGCCCTGGCCGGCATCGACAAGCTGCTGCCCACCATGAAAGAAGCCCTGGCCGTGAATAAGGTGCTGCCCAAAAACGCCACGGGTCAGGCCATCACCTCCTATGTGACCTGGATCACCGGGCCCTCGGAGTGCAAAACCGCCGAGGGCGGAAAGCGGGAGATGCACATGGTCTTCCTGGATAACGGCAGGAGCAAAATAGCTGAAGACCCGGTATTCGCCCAGGTCCTCCAATGCGTCCGCTGCGGGGCCTGCGCCAATGTATGTCCGGTCTACCGCATGGTGGGCGGCCACCAGCTGGGCCATATCTACATCGGGGCCATCGGCCTGATCACCACCTATTTTTTCCACGGCAGGGAGCATGCAAAGAACCTGGTCCAGAACTGCACCAACTGCGGGGCCTGCAAGGCCATCTGCGCCGGAGGCATTGATCTGCCGGCCCTGATAAAGGAAGTCCATGCCAGAATCCAGGATGAAGAAGGCCATCCCCTCCAGAGCCTGCTGCTCGGCAAGGTGCTTAAAAACAGGAAGCTGTTCCACACCCTGCTGAGGACGGCAAAGCTGGCCCAGGGCCCCATGACCAAAAAAGAAAAGGGCGTGCCCTACCTGCGCCACCTGCCCATGATTTTTTCCCCGGCCCATAATTTCAGGCGGCTGCCGGCAGTGGCGGAAACGCCCTTCCGCGACCGTTTTGCCAAATTGAACAGGCCTGTGGATAAACCGGAATATAAAATCGCTCTTTTCTCCGGATGTGTTCAGGATTTTGTCTATCCAGAACAGCTGGAAGCGGCCATGAGGGGGTTCCGGAAAGCCGGCGTCCAGGTCTCCTTCCCCATGGACCAGTCCTGCTGCGGCCTGCCCGCCGTAAGCATGGGGGAAACCGCAGCCGCCCGGGACGTGGCCCTTCAGAATATCGAGGCCTTTGAGTGCGAGGATGTGGACTATATCGTCAGCCTCTGTGCCTCCTGCGCCTCCCACCTCAAGCACGGCATACCTAAGCTGGTAAAGGATTATGCGCCCCAAAAGGCCGCAGCTTTTGCTGATAAGGTGATTTCATACAGCCAGTTCATGGCTGAAGTGGTGGGTATTGAATCCGGTCACAGGAGCGGACCGGCAAGGAAAACAGCCTTCCATTCCCCCTGCCACCTCTGCCGGGGGCTGGGGGTGAAAGAGGCGCCCAAGGCGATGATCGCCGCATCTGGCAGCGATTATGTACCCACGGCCGAAGAAGAGACCTGCTGTGGGTTCGGGGGCAGTTTTTCAGTAAATTTCCCGGCGGTATCCAATGAAATTCTCACCCAGAAACTGGATGATGTGGAAAAATCCGGAGCCGGCCTCCTGGTCACCGAATGCCCGGGCTGCGTCATGCAGTTGAGGGGCGGGGCCTTGAAACAGGGCCGCAAGCTTGAGGTGGCCCATCTGGCCGAGCTGCTTTACCCTGAATAG
- a CDS encoding lactate utilization protein: MKDLAEEFTEKAKLVSARVYPVSTMAAAFDKVVEICLGKAALEPQMEMGNAADLSNDMRIMAAPNLDGDLFAALSEKCETAGNISLVRDGLRRYPGGIDVGVTLTDFGIAETGTLVLDSASEETRLASMLSEVHVALLPKSKIKPSALEMTEELREMLEDSGSYTAFITGASRTADIERVLAMGVHGPLELYIMMVEEE; encoded by the coding sequence ATGAAAGATTTAGCAGAAGAATTTACGGAAAAGGCGAAACTGGTTTCGGCCCGGGTCTACCCGGTGTCGACCATGGCGGCGGCTTTTGACAAGGTCGTTGAAATCTGTTTGGGCAAAGCGGCCCTGGAACCCCAGATGGAGATGGGAAATGCAGCAGATCTGTCCAATGATATGCGGATCATGGCGGCCCCAAATCTGGACGGAGACCTTTTTGCGGCATTATCTGAAAAGTGCGAAACCGCCGGCAATATTTCTCTGGTCCGGGACGGCCTGCGCCGTTACCCCGGCGGCATTGATGTGGGGGTAACCCTCACGGATTTCGGTATTGCCGAAACCGGCACCCTGGTTCTGGATTCTGCTTCCGAAGAGACCCGTCTGGCTTCGATGCTTTCGGAAGTGCATGTGGCCCTGTTGCCCAAGTCAAAGATTAAACCATCAGCCCTTGAAATGACAGAAGAACTCAGGGAAATGCTTGAGGATTCCGGTTCCTATACTGCCTTTATCACCGGTGCCAGCCGGACTGCCGATATTGAGCGGGTTCTGGCAATGGGGGTTCACGGTCCCCTTGAACTTTACATCATGATGGTGGAGGAGGAGTAA
- a CDS encoding FadR family transcriptional regulator yields the protein MTISIKPIKPKRISDQVFDQIREWIYRGKLKPGEKLLTERELAQAMGVSRTTIRDAVQRLAAMGLIIQKQGQGTFVKPMEGPMSGPIARAMETQDASLEELLEVRMGLECNSAALAARRADEADISALEQSIIEMEEAADSGHLGAEADTAFHMALAYAAKNSLNILIMKNFYDYLFHGIKESRIGLYETPGNIEEIIKQHKNILDAIKERDPSRAFSVMKKHIEFLMEFVKGRA from the coding sequence ATGACAATCTCCATAAAGCCCATAAAGCCCAAACGGATCTCCGACCAGGTCTTTGACCAGATCAGAGAATGGATCTACAGGGGAAAACTGAAGCCCGGGGAGAAATTGTTGACGGAACGTGAACTGGCCCAGGCCATGGGGGTCAGCCGGACAACCATCCGGGATGCGGTCCAGCGCCTTGCAGCCATGGGGCTGATTATCCAGAAACAGGGCCAGGGCACCTTTGTAAAACCCATGGAAGGCCCCATGTCCGGTCCCATAGCCAGGGCAATGGAAACCCAGGACGCGTCCCTTGAAGAGCTCCTTGAAGTCCGTATGGGCCTGGAGTGCAATTCAGCGGCCCTGGCAGCCCGGCGGGCGGATGAGGCGGATATATCAGCCCTGGAACAGAGCATCATTGAGATGGAAGAAGCGGCCGATTCCGGCCACCTGGGTGCGGAAGCGGATACCGCCTTCCATATGGCCCTGGCCTATGCTGCAAAAAATTCCCTGAACATCCTGATCATGAAAAACTTCTATGACTACCTCTTCCACGGCATCAAAGAGAGCCGCATCGGCCTATATGAGACACCCGGCAATATTGAAGAGATCATCAAACAGCATAAGAATATCCTGGATGCCATCAAGGAACGTGATCCGTCCCGGGCGTTTTCGGTCATGAAAAAGCACATTGAATTTCTAATGGAGTTTGTAAAAGGGAGAGCCTGA
- a CDS encoding PAS domain S-box protein codes for MTKKPTYEALEARIRELESERSADDGISLTRIMENRAVGFYRSTPEGRFIWINQAFAEMLGYDSPQAVLDNVSDIAVQLFSNASDRGRFTRVMEKHGKIENFEYPIQRRDGQILWVSESARSIRDAMQNIIAHEGMVVDITRRRQAEEEKKGAEQFILSLINALPVPVFYKDRAGRYQGFNDAFESFFGQKREALIGKSVFDINPEALAEIYHAKDEALFESGGTQRYESQVQNARGEIRDVIFDKSVFMDKKGRIAGLIGTVLDITEKKESLRALQESEARFRAIFDDANDGILVAHSEKKTFVMANNVICRMLGYSKEELFSRSVHDIHPEQELPDVLRVFKKQARQEIKIAPDIPVKRKNGSVFYADINTVLLTIGEDKLLVGIFRDVTQRREMEAALKKSEERFREMADLLPGAVVETDEAVNITYMNRMGMKMFGYDQVDIALGMNGLDRVCPEQRDRAARRLQERIQRQSVSPTEYRMLSKDLKEFWVYLNASPIIKDGQVKGFRIVLTDINEQKKMESEREDLIGELQDALAEIKTLRGIVPICSKCKKIRDDKGYWNILENFIQEHSEASFSHSLCPQCSDELYGNESWYQKMKKGKTGD; via the coding sequence ATGACAAAAAAACCGACCTATGAAGCACTTGAAGCCCGGATCCGCGAACTGGAATCTGAACGCTCCGCGGATGACGGCATCTCCCTGACCCGCATCATGGAAAACAGGGCGGTCGGGTTTTACCGGAGTACGCCGGAGGGGCGTTTTATCTGGATAAACCAGGCGTTTGCCGAAATGCTCGGGTATGATTCTCCCCAGGCCGTGCTGGATAATGTTTCGGATATTGCGGTGCAATTATTTTCAAATGCATCGGATCGGGGGCGGTTTACCCGTGTCATGGAAAAACATGGGAAGATTGAGAATTTTGAATATCCCATACAACGCCGGGACGGACAGATCCTCTGGGTATCGGAAAGTGCCCGGAGCATCCGTGATGCGATGCAGAATATTATTGCCCATGAGGGCATGGTGGTTGATATCACCAGACGGCGGCAGGCGGAAGAGGAGAAAAAAGGGGCCGAACAATTCATCTTGTCTCTGATTAACGCCTTGCCCGTTCCGGTATTTTACAAAGACAGGGCGGGGCGGTACCAGGGATTTAACGATGCCTTTGAATCTTTTTTCGGACAAAAAAGAGAGGCGTTGATCGGGAAATCCGTCTTCGATATCAATCCGGAGGCACTTGCAGAAATTTATCATGCCAAAGATGAGGCCCTGTTTGAATCCGGAGGCACTCAGCGTTATGAATCCCAGGTCCAGAACGCCCGGGGAGAGATCAGGGATGTGATTTTTGATAAATCCGTATTTATGGACAAGAAGGGACGGATTGCGGGGTTGATCGGAACGGTTCTGGATATTACCGAAAAAAAAGAATCCTTGCGGGCGCTCCAGGAGAGCGAGGCCCGTTTCAGAGCCATCTTTGATGACGCCAATGACGGCATACTTGTGGCCCATTCGGAAAAAAAGACATTTGTAATGGCCAACAATGTGATCTGCCGCATGCTGGGATATTCAAAGGAAGAGCTTTTCAGCCGTTCCGTCCATGACATCCATCCTGAGCAGGAACTGCCCGATGTGTTAAGGGTCTTTAAAAAACAGGCCAGGCAGGAAATAAAAATTGCGCCCGACATCCCTGTGAAGCGGAAAAACGGTAGCGTATTTTATGCCGATATAAATACCGTTCTCCTGACCATCGGAGAGGATAAGCTCCTGGTGGGCATTTTTAGGGATGTCACCCAGCGCAGAGAGATGGAAGCGGCCCTCAAAAAGAGCGAAGAGCGGTTCAGGGAAATGGCGGATCTTCTGCCCGGTGCCGTTGTGGAAACCGATGAAGCGGTCAATATCACCTATATGAACCGCATGGGAATGAAGATGTTCGGCTATGATCAAGTCGATATTGCATTGGGGATGAACGGCCTGGACCGGGTCTGCCCCGAGCAGCGGGATCGGGCGGCCCGGCGGCTCCAGGAACGAATCCAACGGCAGTCTGTTTCCCCCACTGAATACAGGATGCTCTCAAAAGACCTAAAGGAATTCTGGGTCTATTTAAACGCCTCCCCAATAATAAAAGACGGCCAGGTAAAAGGGTTCCGCATCGTTCTGACGGACATCAACGAACAGAAAAAGATGGAATCGGAAAGGGAAGACCTCATCGGTGAACTCCAGGATGCCCTTGCCGAGATCAAAACCCTGAGGGGAATCGTTCCCATCTGCTCTAAATGCAAGAAAATCAGGGACGATAAGGGCTATTGGAATATCCTGGAGAATTTTATCCAGGAGCACTCCGAGGCCTCTTTCAGCCACAGCCTCTGCCCGCAATGCTCAGATGAATTGTACGGAAATGAAAGCTGGTATCAGAAAATGAAAAAGGGCAAAACCGGGGATTAG
- a CDS encoding YjbQ family protein yields the protein MNSLKIAAHTVSREMDAGPDICDITEELNALVYDSGITTGILHIFVPGSTGSVTAIEYETGVVEDLKRAINELAPPDRLYDHELAWHDGNGHSHIQAAILGPSLSVPVREGRPALGTWQQVVVINHDLGPRTRKIEITLTGT from the coding sequence ATGAATTCCCTTAAAATCGCTGCCCATACTGTAAGCCGTGAAATGGACGCCGGACCGGATATCTGCGATATCACGGAGGAACTTAACGCCCTGGTATACGATTCAGGCATCACCACCGGTATCCTGCACATTTTTGTCCCCGGCTCCACCGGCTCGGTCACGGCCATTGAGTATGAAACAGGGGTGGTGGAGGACCTGAAGCGGGCTATCAATGAACTGGCTCCGCCGGACCGGCTCTATGACCATGAGCTGGCCTGGCACGACGGAAACGGGCACAGCCATATCCAGGCGGCCATCCTGGGTCCATCCCTCTCCGTACCCGTGAGAGAGGGGCGCCCGGCCCTGGGCACCTGGCAGCAGGTGGTGGTCATCAACCATGATCTGGGCCCCAGAACCCGGAAAATAGAAATCACACTCACCGGTACCTGA
- a CDS encoding leucyl aminopeptidase, translating into MKKNRITTTNKAAETFKTDLLIYPAVEVKDKAPLCDKAVQAQVKKAYELKDFTGKAGEELLFYPAGSSKTAAKRILVLGLGTVNKEKDQALALDMLRQGGGSMAKAAAKTKAKEIVVALPAPKHLAPGISDLPTAAEIFAEGIILGDYRFVKYKETTKKKDDYPGLTALRFVCKEELAAVRTGVQKGKNAAFAACAARDMANEPGNGWTSADFATWAKALAKETGLSYRCIEKKEMVQLGMGGILGVNQGSSVPPRLVILEYQPEKKSETILLVGKGLTFDSGGISIKPSSGMEDMKYDMCGGAAVLSAMAAVAEEKPDVGVVALVPATDNMSGANAMHPGDIIRHFNGVTSEIINTDAEGRLILGDALAYGIKTYKPDCVIDAATLTGAVIIGLGHHYTGLVSNNDELVKQVQAAGSTAGEPVWRLPLDKNYKKQIESKVADIKNTGGRPGGTITAAAYLSNFVDNTPWAHLDIAGTAWDFTEKPYIPKGPSGTATRTFINLIRNWKTGRVKPDKK; encoded by the coding sequence ATGAAAAAGAACCGTATCACGACAACCAACAAAGCTGCTGAAACCTTTAAAACTGATCTGCTCATTTATCCTGCGGTGGAAGTGAAAGATAAGGCCCCCCTCTGTGACAAAGCCGTCCAGGCCCAGGTTAAAAAAGCATATGAACTCAAAGACTTTACCGGGAAAGCCGGGGAGGAACTCTTATTCTACCCGGCCGGCAGTTCAAAAACGGCGGCCAAAAGAATCCTGGTCCTTGGGCTGGGAACCGTAAACAAGGAGAAAGACCAGGCCCTGGCCCTGGATATGCTCAGACAGGGCGGCGGCAGCATGGCAAAGGCAGCGGCAAAAACAAAGGCAAAGGAAATCGTCGTTGCCCTGCCCGCCCCAAAACACCTTGCCCCGGGAATTTCTGACCTTCCCACGGCCGCGGAAATATTTGCCGAAGGGATCATCCTGGGGGATTACCGCTTTGTCAAATACAAGGAAACCACCAAAAAAAAGGATGACTATCCCGGCCTTACGGCTTTAAGATTCGTATGCAAAGAAGAACTGGCCGCCGTACGGACAGGGGTGCAAAAAGGGAAAAACGCGGCCTTTGCCGCCTGCGCCGCCCGGGACATGGCCAACGAGCCGGGCAACGGCTGGACCTCGGCGGATTTTGCAACCTGGGCCAAGGCCCTGGCCAAAGAAACGGGCCTTTCCTACCGGTGCATCGAAAAAAAGGAGATGGTCCAGCTGGGCATGGGCGGGATCCTGGGGGTGAATCAGGGGTCTTCTGTGCCGCCCCGGCTGGTGATCCTGGAATATCAGCCAGAAAAGAAAAGCGAAACCATCCTTCTGGTGGGCAAGGGCCTCACCTTTGACTCCGGCGGCATCAGCATCAAGCCCTCGTCCGGTATGGAAGATATGAAATACGATATGTGCGGCGGAGCCGCCGTGCTGTCGGCTATGGCCGCGGTGGCCGAGGAAAAACCCGACGTGGGTGTGGTGGCCCTGGTGCCGGCAACGGATAATATGTCCGGGGCCAATGCCATGCACCCCGGAGACATCATCCGCCACTTCAACGGGGTGACCTCGGAAATTATCAATACCGACGCCGAAGGCCGGCTCATCCTGGGAGACGCCCTGGCCTACGGCATTAAAACCTACAAACCGGACTGCGTTATCGATGCCGCCACCCTCACCGGCGCCGTGATCATCGGCCTGGGCCACCATTACACCGGCCTGGTATCCAACAACGACGAACTGGTCAAGCAGGTTCAAGCGGCCGGCAGCACAGCAGGCGAACCGGTTTGGCGGCTGCCGCTGGATAAAAACTATAAAAAACAGATCGAATCCAAGGTGGCGGACATTAAAAACACAGGAGGCCGGCCCGGCGGCACCATCACGGCGGCGGCCTATCTGTCCAATTTCGTGGACAACACGCCCTGGGCCCACCTGGATATCGCGGGGACGGCCTGGGATTTCACTGAAAAGCCCTATATCCCCAAAGGACCTTCGGGAACCGCCACCCGGACATTTATCAACCTGATCCGGAACTGGAAGACCGGCCGGGTAAAACCGGATAAAAAATAA